The region tgatgtacatattgtttgcaagaaggactcatgagcatgaaggtacatttcccatattcacatcttttgctctgatgcatatagccaagatacatgtaacacattgctttctCTATCATGcttacgcattcacatgctcctatattccatattcacatgattgcatacatgtagggggagcctatgcatgtgacATGTCTATCCAaagtttacttgttattctctatatctctatctaaagctttgatgtatgttgtgatcaattaccaaaatgggggagatcgaaagcacaagtgctccctgggtgattttggtaatttatgttaacatatctcttgttggactaatacttttacctagtatgtttcagataagttcaacaatggagtggcatggactagaggatgtggacccccttcaagatgctaaggacaaaggattggctcaagctcaaagaacaagactctactatttctattttagtgatccaagatcacattgagtctataggaaaagccaatactatcaagaggggatgagttgttgcttaatgaggttcttgctcaaaatgcttagtgatatgctccaaagccctcaactactttctcacatccacatatgacccaaaccaaaagtcaaactcggccccaccgattatttctatccggcgccaccgagttcagatgtcatagccactgccacaaaccctaatcaagtcggtctcaccgatagggatctcggtctcaccgagatgggattgtaatctctctgtatgtatccattaccaaaatcggtcccaccgagtttgtgtaatcggtcataccgagattacaatgcaaactctctgttcctcttcataacacttcggtccaaccgagatgagcgaatcggtcccaccgagtttgcctgaccaactctctggttagcttattaccaaaatcggtctcaccgagtttgtgtaatcggtctcaccgagattacgttatgccctaaccctaaccacatagGTCCCACCAGGTTGACAGGTCGGTCCCACCGaatatcctaacggtcacattatttgctaaatcggtccgacccagtttaacgattcggtcccaccgagattggtaagttgtgtgtaacggttagtttttgtgtggaggctatatatacccgtccacccactcttcattcatggagagagccatcagaacatgcctacacttccaacctacactttctgagagagaaccacctacacttgtgttgaggtcaagatattccattcctaccatatgaatcttgatctctagctttccccaagttgctttccactcaaatcttctttccaccaaatccaaatcctgtgatagagagttgagtgttggggagactatcatttgaagcacaagagcaaggagttcatcaacaacacaccatttgttacttcttggagagtggtgtctcctagattggctaggtgtcacttgggagccccggacaagattgtggagttgaaccaaggagtttgtaagggcaaggagatcgcctactttgtgaagatctaccctagtgaggcaagtccttcgtgggtgacggtcatggtgggatagacaaggttgcttcttcgtggacccttcgtgggtggagccctccgtggactcgcgcaaccgttacccttcgtgggttgaagtctccatcaatatggatgtacgataacaccacctatcgaaaccatgtctcaaaaatctctgtgtctccaaactGCGTTTGcaaactccaatcccatccctttacattcttgcaaattgcatgctttactttccgctgctcatatactctttgcatgcttgcttgatatgtattgtgaatgttaaacttgtgccaaaactccacttcaacttaaagaaaataaaaactgcaacttttctcactttgtgtctaatcacccccccctccccctctagacacctcttctcgatcctttcaggcgGCTGCACAATAATGTGTGGCGGAGGAGCAGCCTTGGGCTTCTGCACCCTAGCATGCGCCGTCGGAGCGCCTCCCGCGCGGTTTTGTTGCTGCAGCGCGGGCAGCTGCGCCCGAGGCACCACCGAGGCCTGCTGTTGCGCTATCGGCTGCGCCCGAGGCATCGCTGTGGCCAGCTGTTGCACGGTCGGCTGCNNNNNNNNNNNNNNNNNNNNNNNNNNNNNNNNNNNNNNNNNNNNNNNNNNNNNNNNNNNNNNNNNNNNNNNNNNNNNNNNNNNNNNNNNNNNNNNNNNNNNNNNNNNNNNNNNNNNNNNNNNNNNNNNNNNNNNNNNNNNNNNNNNNNNNNNNNNNNNNNNNNNNNNNNNNNNNNNNNNNNNNNNNNNNNNNNNNNNNNNNNNNNNNNNNNNNNNNNNNNNNNNNNNNNNNNNNNNNNNNNNNNNNNNNNNNNNNNNNNNNNNNNNNNNNNNNNNNNNNNNNNNNNNNNNNNNNNNNNNNNNNNNNNCGTGACCCACCATGGTCGCGAGTGAAGGGATGCGCACGACGCGACCCAACTTGCAAGCACCCACCGGCTGGAAACACCTTGCGCCGCGAGCCAACGACGGGAAGCCAGGGGTGATCCGCCGCTGAACCCTAGCGATCCTCCGTGCCGCTCGTTCCGTGTCGCTTGTACGTACTGAATCAACGCTCGAAACAATACATGCAGGCAGCAAACACCCAATCGCATCAGGCTTGGCCGACGGCCCATCTagcctcagcccaacctcaaccactTTGCACTGTGCCTCATACCCAGCCGAAGCCGGCCCAGCAACCAAAGGAGGCCCATCCGCACCCAACAGGCAATTCAAACGAGCCTTCCTCGGTGCAGCGATCCTGATCGCCGGAAAATCTGGGACagacgccgccggcgccgcctgctTCCGGCCGGCCGCCGCACGGTGTCCCTTCTTCCTTCCGACTACCAGAGTCCAAGACTCCGGTCTCACCAGATCCAATACCGTCAGTTTAGGGAGACTGACCTTGGGCAGGGGGCCTTTCCACGGCCGAGGAGTTGTCGTCGCCGTCCTCCGATGCATGATCCGCCGGAGCAGCTCCAGTTTCTCCCCTGATTGCAGCCCCAGCCTCGCCAGCTTTATTTTCTTTGTTCTACAAAGGTCTGTTCCACGAGTGGTAGTAGGGTAGCAGTTCCCAATGCTAGTACCGCCTAGGGCGGCAGTACCGCTCTGCCCTTCTCTATTACCCGGGTTTCAGCTATAGTTCAAcaccacgcggtagtaccgctggtgggaGCAGTGGTACCGCTCCGGCGGTACTTCCGTCTCCTTGACATGTTCAGTTGAACTATGTGGCTAGAACTTCCGTGACAGCGGAAGTACCGCtcacccgagcggtactaccgcttatgcaCGGGAAGtgggagcataacggttggatcctTTCTCCCACTATATAAAGGAGTCATCTTtcttctagttgactacctctcacCCCTNNNNNNNNNNNNNNNNNNNNNNNNNNNNNNNNNNNNNNNNNNNNNNNNNNNNNNNNNNNNNNNNNNNNNNNNNNNNNNNNNNNNNNNNNNNNNNNNNNNNNNNNNNNNNNNNNNNNNNNNNNNNNNNNNNNNNNNNNNNNNNNNNNNNNNNNNNNNNNNNNNNNNNNNNNNNNNNNNNNNNNNNNNNNNNNNNNNNNNNNNNNNNNNNNNNNNNNNNNNNNNNNNNNNNNNNNNNNNNNNNNNNNNNNNNNNNNNNNNNNNNNNNNNNNNNTGTTGCTTCAAAGCTCATTTTTGCCCGATGTCTCTCCCTAGcctatcaaacttgttgattctttagggattgcttgagaaggcctagatctacaattccaccaagagaaatttgattccccccactaatcccttgcggatcttgttactcttgggtgtttgagcaccctagacggttgaggtcaccttggagccgcattccattatggtgaagcttcgtggtgttgttgggagccttcaGTTCGGTTGTGGAGAGAGCTTCAACCTTGTTTGTAAtggtccggtcgccgccttcaagggtaccactagtggaatcatgacatctcgcattgtgtgagggcgtaagGAGAATACGGTGGGCcttgtggcttcttggggagcattgtgtctccacaccgctccaacagagacgtactttccTCTCAAATGGAagaaactttggtaacacatcctcgactccaccgtctccacttgtggttatctcttacctttactttgtgcaagctttacttgtgttgtatcctttgcttgtTTGTGTTGCTGGCATCATAtatgttgctcacctagttgcatatctagataacctatttgttgctaaccctaatttgttaagaaaagttaaaaattggtaattgcctattcaccccccccttctagtcaaccatatcgatcattTCACACCCACTCCCTTGCCTGGCTCGAAAGGCGTCGCACCGTCAGGCGAGGAATGCTCACACTAGAGCCTAGATCGAAACTGACACCAAGACCTGAGAGGAGGCCTCCGAACATAATCACCTCGTCAAACCCAGCTCTCCTTGAGAGCACGAAATcatcacacaaggagaagaagctgcCGTCCACGAAACCCACCTGACAACCAGCATTGTGGGACCTTGCTCACAAGACAAAGCatccaagaagggaacgacgcgAGAGCGCCGCCACTACCCGGTTAATCAAATGTAGGACCAAGGTTATCACCGAGAGCCCCGTGTGGGGGACAACCCACGATGACCCCCGGGAAAAACAACAACTTTCTAAACCATATGTTTAACGGGGATTTGGATCATTTGCCTGTTTCGTCCGGGAAAAGAAGCTTTTTCACCGTGTGTTAACGGCTGGTGCTCTGTAATAATAATGCATGCTTGGGCCCTCAATTATACCGCCATATGGATCGAGGAGACAGTTCGTGGACAAGCCTAATGCTGCCCTGAGCACGCCGATGGCCGCGCAATCATCTCAGCCCGATCAAATTTGCTCGGAAGCACAAAAGAACTCGATGCTGCAGAGGCCCCGTGTCCTCCCTCCTCCGGACGAAGTCACTGAAGCTGTCAACAAAACCTGCATATACTGTATGTGTGCAGTAGATTTTCCAGATTAGAACCAAAAGGGTTCTGAATATCACAAGAGGCGAGTGCTGAATCTCTTGGGATCATCGGCTCTGATGAATTTTCAGCGACCTTTGTACCTCAGGTGTGCCGCAGTGGACAGTAGTAGTACTACGTACTGTAAGGATAACTGCATCCGACAATCAATTCAATCAATTGCAAGGACGTGGTATATCTAGAGCAAAAATCATAAGCAATGCCTTAGAAATGACCAACTAATCTCTGCTTGGCCCGGCACTCTGCCAGACGATATTCTGAATGAAGAACATATACTCTGTTCTTTCGGCTGTCACTCCTGTCAGGCAGACAACCTGTGGCAGGTTACTTCCTATCTTTCTCTCTCAGAAATCAGAACGTTCCATTGCACACATAGGTACATAGCGCAGAGATGATCACGCTATTGCACGGAGGAGTGCCGGTACAGTTTCCTAGAAAAGGCCTCTTTTGTTCTTTGACAAACGGCAGAGCTCGCTAGACCGGCATGAATGGCTACTCCTTTGGAGAGGCCAAGAACCTTCGTCACCAACCCATGTCTCGTAAGTGGCAAAGCTTTCCTGCCCCCTCATCACCGGGGCTAATCAACAGCCCTACAAGGCGCCTGTCGACTGTCCCACCGAATTAGCACCGCTCCCCTACGTACATTTGCGCCCGTTGCACGTAATAATACACCGCACCATTCTACCACTACCATCATCATCGTCCCCATCGACTTTGATCGGGCGTCCTAGCCATGTTGTTACCTCGTGCCCATGCTTCACTCGCAAGTCACAGCTCCCACAAGAGAACGATGCCAACGGGTCTGCTCCCGACGCCATGCATTGCAAAGAAGCTCTGCTTTGCGCGTCGCCATCATGCCCGCTTTTGCTCCTCCAACAAAAATGTCCCCATGCTGTCCGCTCCTTCTATTTCCAGCAATGACGACCGCTGGCCTGAGTCGCGAGGCTCTCGTGCTGCTGATGCTCGCCGCGGCCATTGTCGCGCTCGCGTGGCCATGCAGCGCGCTGCAGCTGCAGGACGCCGCCCTCATCGACGACGTCATCATGGAGGCCGCCGAGGAGTGCTACAACGGGAAGCACCGGCGGACGGGCGTCACGTACCCGCTCTCGCTCCCGGGCAGCCTGTCCGCCGTCGATGGCAGCGTGTCGCGGTTCCGCTCCGGCAGCCTCAGGCGGCACGGCGTCCGTCTCTTCGGCGAGTTCTCCGTGCCCCCGGGACTCGTCGTGCCCGGCCGTGCCAGCGCGCACCTCCTCGCCGTTCGCGTCAACATGGGCAACCTCTCGGCCGTCTATGACGAGTACGCGGCGAGAGGCGGCGGGTACCGCATCGTGTCGCCGGTGCTCGGGCTCATGTTCTACGGCCTGGAGCTGCGCAACGGCACGGCGCCGCTCGAGGCCCGGGTGACGGGCGCGGCCATCCGCGTCAACTTCTCGATGGCGGTCCCGGCGCTCCAGCCAGGGGTCGTGCCGCTCTGCATGGCGGTGTGGCTGAACGGCAGCGTCGCCGTGACGGACGTGCAGGCCGGGAGCAACACCTGCCACCTGAGGGACCAAGGGCACGTCGCGCTCGTCCTGGGCGGCGTAGGCGACGGCGATGCGGTG is a window of Triticum dicoccoides isolate Atlit2015 ecotype Zavitan chromosome 2B, WEW_v2.0, whole genome shotgun sequence DNA encoding:
- the LOC119368099 gene encoding uncharacterized protein LOC119368099, with the translated sequence MSPCCPLLLFPAMTTAGLSREALVLLMLAAAIVALAWPCSALQLQDAALIDDVIMEAAEECYNGKHRRTGVTYPLSLPGSLSAVDGSVSRFRSGSLRRHGVRLFGEFSVPPGLVVPGRASAHLLAVRVNMGNLSAVYDEYAARGGGYRIVSPVLGLMFYGLELRNGTAPLEARVTGAAIRVNFSMAVPALQPGVVPLCMAVWLNGSVAVTDVQAGSNTCHLRDQGHVALVLGGVGDGDAVVEDGEVSKWKLALFGAALGAGGTVLLGLVLVAMLSVQRRKSEMAEMERRAYEEEALRVAMVGHVRAPSACGSRTTPDELENEYRATL